Proteins from a single region of Gossypium arboreum isolate Shixiya-1 chromosome 1, ASM2569848v2, whole genome shotgun sequence:
- the LOC108463549 gene encoding protein SODIUM POTASSIUM ROOT DEFECTIVE 2-like isoform X2, protein MKGMDIFCASQASTAICSSLDHRSMVRRGHRPLDRQRSKPYAPIVPGLPHHEKSRKSSAKPSDVRRKSSADIHDLNSPPGSSRYLLSDTPFVDWLSDSDHVSPAVPSRGVSTEDSLALKSSSSARSQDQVVVLRVSIHCKGCEGKVRKHISKMEGVTSFSIDLATKKVTVIGDVTPSNVLASVSRVKNAQFWPSATVAAAPPLLKTPLQIKNKKQD, encoded by the exons ATGAAAGGAATGGATATTTTCTGTGCATCTCAAGCTTCAACAGCCATCTGCTCTAGCTTGGACCATCGTTCCATGGTCCGTCGAGGCCACAGACCACTCGACCGGCAACGTTCGAAGCCTTATGCACCTATAGTTCCAGGGCTGCCTCACCATGAAAAGAGTAGAAAGAGCTCTGCTAAGCCGAGTGATGTACGTCGAAAAAGCTCAGCTGATATTCATGATCTCAACAGTCCTCCTGGTTCCTCTAGGTATCTCCTAAGTGATACACCCTTTGTAGATTGGTTATCAGACTCCGATCACGTCTCACCGGCGGTTCCGTCTCGTGGTGTAAGCACCGAAGATTCTCTGGCTTTAAAATCATCTTCGTCGGCTCGGTCTCAGGACCAG GTAGTGGTGTTGAGGGTGTCAATCCATTGCAAAGGATGTGAAGGAAAAGTAAGAAAACATATTTCAAAAATGGAAG GAGTGACATCCTTCAGTATAGATTTGGCCACAAAGAAAGTGACAGTAATTGGTGATGTAACTCCCTCAAATGTGCTAGCAAGCGTTTCCAGGGTAAAAAATGCACAGTTCTGGCCATCTGCAACTGTAGCAGCAGCACCTCCATTGCTCAAAACTCCATTGCAGATAAAAAACAAAAAGCAGGACTAG
- the LOC108463549 gene encoding protein SODIUM POTASSIUM ROOT DEFECTIVE 2-like isoform X1: MKGMDIFCASQASTAICSSLDHRSMVRRGHRPLDRQRSKPYAPIVPGLPHHEKSRKSSAKPSDVRRKSSADIHDLNSPPGSSRYLLSDTPFVDWLSDSDHVSPAVPSRGVSTEDSLALKSSSSARSQDQQVVVLRVSIHCKGCEGKVRKHISKMEGVTSFSIDLATKKVTVIGDVTPSNVLASVSRVKNAQFWPSATVAAAPPLLKTPLQIKNKKQD, from the exons ATGAAAGGAATGGATATTTTCTGTGCATCTCAAGCTTCAACAGCCATCTGCTCTAGCTTGGACCATCGTTCCATGGTCCGTCGAGGCCACAGACCACTCGACCGGCAACGTTCGAAGCCTTATGCACCTATAGTTCCAGGGCTGCCTCACCATGAAAAGAGTAGAAAGAGCTCTGCTAAGCCGAGTGATGTACGTCGAAAAAGCTCAGCTGATATTCATGATCTCAACAGTCCTCCTGGTTCCTCTAGGTATCTCCTAAGTGATACACCCTTTGTAGATTGGTTATCAGACTCCGATCACGTCTCACCGGCGGTTCCGTCTCGTGGTGTAAGCACCGAAGATTCTCTGGCTTTAAAATCATCTTCGTCGGCTCGGTCTCAGGACCAG CAGGTAGTGGTGTTGAGGGTGTCAATCCATTGCAAAGGATGTGAAGGAAAAGTAAGAAAACATATTTCAAAAATGGAAG GAGTGACATCCTTCAGTATAGATTTGGCCACAAAGAAAGTGACAGTAATTGGTGATGTAACTCCCTCAAATGTGCTAGCAAGCGTTTCCAGGGTAAAAAATGCACAGTTCTGGCCATCTGCAACTGTAGCAGCAGCACCTCCATTGCTCAAAACTCCATTGCAGATAAAAAACAAAAAGCAGGACTAG